DNA from Corynebacterium aurimucosum ATCC 700975:
CATCCAGGATCAGCGATGCGCTGGGCACGGCCTCGTGGCCGGCCTTGACGAAGTGCTGGGTAAAGCGTTCCCGGATCTCATGAGTCTTCACGAGCAAAAGTCCTTCACTGTTGAATGGTTTCTAGTCAGCGCTCAACTTTACCCGTCCGGTGCTGTGCTTAGCGACGCCGCCCCCGGATGACGTCCCGCAACCTCCCCAGGTACTCGAGCACCCGTTTTTCCGCACCGTGGTCGGTGGGCTGATAATACTCGGCATCGGCCAGCGTCTCCGGCAAATACTGCTGGGCTAGCACACCACGTGGATCATCATGCGGGTACTGGTAGCCCACGGCGTTTCCCAACCGCTTGGCGCCCTCGTAGTGGCCGTCGCGCAGGTGTGGCGGGACATGCCCGCTCTTACCGGCCTGGACATCGGCTTGGGCAGCGTTGATGGCATTAATAACGGAGTTCGACTTCGGCGCCGTGGCCAGGTGGATCGTGGCCTGCGCCAGCGGGATGCGCGCCTCGGGCAGGCCAATCAGCGCCGCGGCCTCCGCGGCGGCCACAGCGGTGGGCAAAGCGGTGGGATCGGCCATCCCGATATCCTCGGAGGCATGCACGATGAGCCGGCGCGCGATGAACCGCGGGTCTTCGCCGGCCTCAATCATGCGGGCGAGGTAGTGCAACGCGGCGTCCACATCGGAACCGCGGATGGACTTAATAAAGGCGGAGACAACGTCATAGTGTTGGTCCCCGTCACGGTCATAACGCACCACCGCGCGGTTGACGTTGTCTTTGAGAATGTCGACGGTGAGCTCGCCGCCATCCGGCACCGCTTCGGCAGCCGCCTCGAGGTAGGTCAGTGTGCGTCGAGCATCACCACCGGCGAGTAGCACCAGCTGATCCAGAGCGTCTTCCGTAGCGGTGATTCGCCCTGCCAAACCGCGCTCACTCTTCAGCGCCCGCTCCGCGAGGCTGCGAAGGGAGGCGTCATCAAGCGGCTCCAAGTGCAGCAGCAGCGAACGCGAAAGCAGCGGCGCCACCACAGAGAACGAAGGATTCTCGGTGGTCGCGGCCACGAGAAGGACAGTACGGTTCTCGACGGCCGCCAGCAATGCATCCTGCTGGGTTTTGGAGAAGCGGTGTACCTCATCGATGAAGAGCACCGTGCGGCGGCCTTCGATGAGTTCGCGGCGCGCATGAGTAATCACTTCGCGGACTTGCTTAACACCAGAGTCCAGAGCAGAAAGCCCAATGAAGTTATCCCCCAACGAGGAAGCGATGAGGGAGGCTAGCGTTGTTTTTCCGGTTCCCGGCGGGCCGTACAGGATGACTGAGGCTTCCCCAGAACCCTCCACCAACCGGCGTAACGGGGTCCCCGGCTCCAGTAGGTGCTTCTGCCCCACCACTTCATCAAGGCTCTGCGGCCGCATGCGCGCGGCAAGGGGTGAGCCGGAATGAGTTGCAAACATATCGGGGCCACCCGGCAGGCGTGGCGCTGACTGGTCATCGCCGAAGAGTGACTCCTGCCCCATCAGGACTCCCGGAGACGGGAAGCTACTGCGCGGCCAAAAGCGGCCACCGCGGAACATCCATCATTCTTGCACTGCGCGGCAAACCGCGACAGCGCCTCAAAGGTTTCATAAAGATCACGGCGGATGAGAGCCTCATCTTCGGTGAAGGGGCCCTGATCGGAGCGACGAAGCAGCGAGCGACGCGGGTCACGATAAATCTCGGCATTGCCCTCCGCCAGAGCTACAACACCTTCGATCCCACCGGCATACATGGTGGTCACGCTCGACAGAGCCCAGCCGATGAGGCAGGCCACGAGCAATTCATGCAGTGTCTTCTCATCAGCAAACTGGGGCCACACATCAACGATGCGGCGTTGCCAGGCTTGGATGAAGACATCCGCTTCACTATCGGTAATCGGCCGTGAGAACAGGAATTGCGGGAAACCAGCAACAACGCAGGCCACATCGAAACCAACGTTACGGAAACCAGCCCATTCATAATCCAGGAAGGTTAGCGTTGTCCCCGCAATGATGTTGTCTGGAGACAGATCGAAAGGAGTAAAAGCGCGGTTGCGGCCAGAGCTAAAGCTCTGCATGGCGCTGCGAGCCAATTCGCGGAAATGCTCCGGCGGTTCCAGTCCGGCCTCACTGAGAATATCAGCGCCGATCATGATGGAGCTTTTCAGCGAATCATCACGCAGCGCCTGGTGCTCAGCGTATTCAGGATGCCGGCGCAGCTGACGGTTCAGCAGGGCCTCGTAATCCTCCTCGCGCCCCGCCGTTCCTGCGTGCATCTTGCCCAGCGCGCTGCCCAGGGATCGGAGCAGCTCGCCGCGCTCCTCATCGCTGCTGTGGGCGAGGGTATCCGCCAAGGTGTCGCCATCGCCCGCGTCGGTGAGGACGAGGATGCGCTTTTCTACATCGTGCGCAAGCAGGACTGGGCCGGGGCGGACCTCTTCGGACAGCGCCGTGGTGAATTGATAGGCCACCACTTCGCGTAGAAGCGCAGCGTCATCAATAGTGTGCCCGGTGACCGGGTTGTACTTGATGACGACCGACCGATGTGGAAAGAAGGCACTTGGTGTCGTGCGGGCACGAAGCACCACAGCATTGCCCGAGCCGGTGAGCTGTTGAATATCACTCAGCTCAGGCTCGCCGCCATAGCGGCGGGAAATCATCAGCGATGCTTCCGCCACCACGGCATCAGCCGCAGAACTATTCATGGACTCGTGTCCCATCGAATTCACTTGCTTGCCTGCCTCCACTTGTCGTAGGCCCAACTACATTACCGGCGCTGCGCGGCCTTAAGACTCCTTTCCAGCCTTCTCACCCTGTGCAGCCTTAGCGGCCTTTTCCGGCTTGAAGTCCACGCCGGTCTCCTTGCGCTGCTCAGCAGGGATGGTGCCCGGAGCATCGGTCAACGGATCCACGCCGCCGCCCGACTTCGGGAAGGCAATGACGTCGCGGATGGAATCGAATCCGCCCAGCAGGGAGACAATGCGGTCCCAACCGAAAGCGATGCCGCCATGCGGCGGGGCACCGAACTGGAAAGCATCGAGCAGGAAGCCGAACTTCTCCTGTGCTTCCTCTTCACCGATACCCATGACATCGAAGACGCGCTTTTGCACATCCTGGTCGTGGATACGGATGGAGCCGCCGCCGATTTCGTTGCCGTTGCAGACGATGTCATAGGCATAGGCCAAGGCCTCTCCCGGATTCTCATCAAAGCTATCCAGGTACTCCGGCTTCGGCGAGGTAAAGGCGTGGTGGACTGCCGTCCACTTGGAGTGGCCCAGAGCCACGTCGCCCGAAGCGGTGGCATCAGCGGCGGGCTCGAAGAGCGGTGCGTCCACGACCCAGGTGAAGGCCCAGTCGCCGTCCTTGATGAGGTCCAGCTTCTTTGCAATCTCACCGCGCGCTGCACCCAGCAGAGCACGAGAAGACTTTACATCACCGGCGGCGAAGAAGATGGCGTCACCCGGCTTAGCACCAACGTGCTCGGCAATGCCTTCGCGCTCGGCGTCAGTGATGTTCTTGGCCACTGGGCCGCCCAGGGTGCCATCCTCAGCGATGGTGATATAAGCCAGGCCCTTCGCACCGCGCTGCTTCGCCCATTCCTGCCAAGCGTCGAACTGACGGCGCGGCTGGGAAGCTCCGCCTTCCATGACAACAGCACCGACATACTCGTTCTGGAAGACACGGAAAGTGGTGTCCTTGAAGAACTCGGTGCACTCCACGATCTTGATGTCGAAGCGCAGGTCCGGCTTGTCAGATCCGTAGTACTTCATGGCGTCGGCATAGGTCATGCGCGGAATCGGCGTCTTAATCTCATAACCGATGAGCTTCCAAAGAGCGGATACAATCTCTTCCGCTAGGGCAATAACATCGTCCTGGTCCACGAAGGACATCTCGACATCGAGCTGCGTAAATTCAGGCTGGCGGTCCGCGCGGAAGTCCTCATCGCGGTAGCAGCGAGCAATCTGGTAGTAGCGCTCCATGCCGGCCACCATGAGAAGCTGCTTGAACAGCTGCGGGGACTGCGGAAGTGCATACCAGCTGCCCGGCTTGAGGCGGGCGGGCACGAGGAAGTCACGTGCGCCCTCCGGGGTGGAACGGGTCAGGGTCGGGGTTTCGATCTCGGTGAAGTCATGGCTGTCCAGAACTTCGCGGGCGGCGCGGTTAGCGGCAGAGCGCAGGCGCAGAGCCTCGTGCTGGCGCTCACGGCGCAGGTCCAGGTAGCGGTACTTCAGACGGGTCTCTTCACCGACCTCACCGGAAGAAGACGGGTCATCGATCTGGAACGGCAGCGCTGCGGACTTGTTGAGCACCTCCAAATCCGAGACATTAACCTCAATCTCACCAGATGCCAGGTTTGCGTTAGCCGAGCCTTCCGGGCGCGGCTCCACAACGCCGGTAACCTTGACGCAGTATTCAGAACGCAGATCGTGGGCACGCTCAGCTACTTCAGATTCGCGGAAAACCACCTGGGCAACGCCAGAGCGGTCACGCAGGTCAATGAAGATAACACCGCCATGGTCGCGACGGCGAGCGACCCAACCCGTCAGAGTGACGGTCTCCCCTGCCATCTCCTTGCGCAATTCGCCTGCCAAATGTGTACGCAGCACTCTCGTTCAATCCCTTCTCATCGTTGACGCTCGCACCCACACACGCCACGCGTAGACAGCACGCGCCGAGGGATGCAAGTACTTGAACGGCCCAAGTCTACCGCCCGCACCGGACTTGCTCAGCGCTAGGGTGAGCACCGCGTGCTTGACAGCAGTCCACTTATCGAGCAGACACCACCTCCAGCTTGTGGCAAAATCTCTGGCATGACTTTTAAATCTGGCGCCAATTTTGATGGTAAGCGAGCTAGCTCCGGCGGTGGAGGCCGCGGCGGCATGATCGCTACCGGCGGCGGCATTGGCTCTCTCCTTCTTATTGGTCTCTATCTACTCCTCGGCGGCGATCCTGGCGCCATCACCGGAAGCGATCCCCAGACCGACCAGACTCAGGTGGGACCAGAGGAAAGCGGCGAAGACGCATTTGCGCACTGCCAAACTGCCGAGGACGGCAATAAGTACGACGATTGCCGCGTCATGTTTGCCGCCCAGTCCGTCGACAAGGTCTGGGCACGCGAACTACCCGAGCAAGCCGGCATTGACTACGTCGAGCCCGGCCGCGTCATCTTCAACAACACCACCATGTCGGGCTGCGGCCAGGCTTCGGGCGCCACGGGCCCGTTCTACTGCCCAGCGGATGAGTCGGCCTACTTCGACACCGCCTTCTTTGATCAGCTCCGCAATTTCGGCGGCGAGAATGCCCCTCTGGCCCAGATGTACATCGTGGCCCACGAATTTGGCCACCACATTCAAAAGCTGGAAGGCACGCTCAGCTTGTCCAACTACAACGAGCCCGGCGAGGATTCCAACGCGGTGAAGGTTGAGCTGCAAGCTGATTGCTATGCCGGCCTCTGGGCGCACTACGCCGATGAGGGCGAAGACGCTCTGCTCGAGACGATTACTGAGCAACAAGTAACCGATGCCGTCAACACCGCTCGCGCTGTGGGCGATGACAACATCCAGCGCCGCTCGGGCGGCGAAGTACGCCCGGACATGTGGACGCACGGCTCCTCTGAGGACCGCGCTCAGGCCTTCCTCGCTGGATATAACACCGGCAAGATGGAACAGTGCGACACCTTGGGCCGAGGCGTATATAAGTCTTAATACTGAGCTTAAATAGTGTTAGTGCGGCCACCTCACGGTCGCACCACCCCCAAATGTGCCACGAAAGTGCAGATTAAATTCAAATACATGAAGTGTTTACCTGCTGGCAATCTTGATGCTTTACCCTGATCAAGTTCCCGCCGGTTTGTGGTGGGATCCGCTCTGTCTTTAAAAGCATAAAAGAACCGTGCGTGATGCCATCACCCTGCACCGCGACAGGCACATTATCCCCTGCTTTCACGGCGCGTCCGCCCTGCCCGCGGCAGCCCGCGCTCCCTCATCACGCAACGTTCTCTTCATGAAAGGAACGACGTTTTGAGCACCGCCACGCCGACGATGCCTGACCTCGAATCGATGAATGGCAAGAACAAGGACTGGATCTGGCACCTGTTCTTCGGCGCCATCACCGCAGTCACGCTGATCTTCTTCATCATTTGGAGCAACGGAGAGGTTGCTGAGGGGGCTAATCGCGTAGTCCTGGTTACAGCAATCATCTTCGCCGTATTCATGGCCTTCAACATTGGCGGCAATGACGTCGCCAACTCCTTCGGTACCTCCGTGGGTGCAGGAACCTTGTCGATGAAGCAGGCCCTCGCGGTCGCAGCAGTCTTCGAGGTATCCGGCGCCATCCTCGCAGGCGGTGAGGTGACCGATACCGTCCGCTCCGGCATCGTGGACCTGGAAGCGATTGACGGGCTCGACCCCATGGAGTTCGTCTACATCATGATGGCCTCGCTGCTTGGCGCTGCCATCTGGCTGCTCGTCGCTACCCGCATGGGCTGGCCGGTTTCCACGACACACTCCATCGTCGGCGGTATCGTCGGCGCCGCACTGACCGTCGGCTTCATCACCGGCAAGGGCGGCATGGACATGGTGCAGTGGGGCGGCATTGGCACCATCGCTTTCTCCTGGGTACTTTCCCCTGTTCTTGGTGGTGTTGCCGCCTTCCTGCTCTTCAAGTGGATCAAGACTTCCATCTTGGTGTACAACGACGCCGCGGACGAGCGCCTGCGCGAGATCAAGGTTCGCCGCGCCGCGCTGCGCAAGGAGCACAAGACCCGCTTCGAGCGCATGAACGAGCTGCAGCAGATTTCCTACACCAACGCCATGGCCCGTGATGCCGCCCTCACTGCGGAAGATGATTACGACCCAGAGGCTCTCGAGTCCGACTACTACCGGGATTTGCACAACCTCAACAAGGATCTCGAGGACATTAATGCGCACCGCGCACTGGAGAACTGGGTCCCGCTGCTGGCCGCTTTGGGCGCCATCATTATCTCCGCGATGATGCTCTTCAAGGGGCTGAAGAACACCGGCGTTGACTTTTCCACCCTGGAGACCTTCCTGGTCATGGGCATGATTGGCGCCGTGGTCTGGATGGCTGTGTTCATCTTCGCCCGCTCCCTGAAGAAGAAGTCCCTGTCGCGCTCGACCTTCCTTCTCTTCTCTTGGATGCAGGTCTTTACTGCTTCGGCTTTCGCGTTCTCACATGGCTCGAACGATATCGCTAACGCGATTGGCCCCTTTGCCGCCGTCTTCGACGTCCTGCAGACGAACCAGATTTCCGATGAAGTCACTGTCCCCCTCCCAGTCATGGTGGCCATGGGTATCGCCCTGATTTCTGGCCTCTGGTTTATTGGACGCTTCGTTATCCAGACGGTCGGTTCGGGCCTGACTCAGATGCACCCCTCCTCCGGTTTCGCCGCTGAGCTGGCCGCCGCTGCCGTCGTCATGGCAGCGTCCCTCCTGGGCCTGCCGGTTTCCTCAACCCACATCCTCATCGGTGCTGTCCTTGGTGTCGGCATTGTAAACCGCGCCGCCAACTGGAAACTGATGAAGCCCATCGCCCTCGCGTGGGTTATCACGCTCCCGGCAGCAGCAGCCATCGCAGCCGTGACGGTTTCTATCCTGCGCGTCGCCTTCTAAAGCTTCAGCGCATCACGCGCACAGCGAATTATGCTCTATCGCCGCGAGGGCCCCACAGCCGGGGTCCTCGCGGCGATTGTGCTTGAGCGACCGGGCCCAGCACGCACCGCCAGATCCGTACACTAGGTGCCCATGAGCGATAACTCCCTGGCCAGATTCTTTTCCGCCTTCAACGACATTGAACAATTTCTCCGCCAGGCTATTGGGGCAAAGAATTCAGATTCTTTCTGGTGGATTGTTGATCGCGCACACGACAAGCATCTGTTAGGCAAACGCCAAGCAGAACAGCTGAAGGACTTTGGCAACCTACGTAATGCCATTGCCCATGGCCGCTACTTCGACGGCGCACCCATCGCTACCCCACACCCACAGGTCATCACGCAACTGGAAAACCTGCAACGCCTTCTCACGGATCCGCCTACGGCGCAGTCCCTTCTTTCCGGCCGTGACGTGACCATCCTTGCCCCCGATACCCCGATTATGGAAGCCTTACGACTTATTAACCAGACCGGCTACTCGCAAATTCCAATCTACGATTCAGGGGCATACCAGGCGCTTCTCACGACCAACGTCATTGCCCGGTGGATTGCGGCCGATTTAGGAGACGATGGCGTGGTCAACGCGGCGTCAATCAGCGCCGTCTTGGAATTCGCCGAGAAGAAGGACCGCGCCGAGTTTCTACCCCGCACAGCCAGCGCGCAAGAGGTCATCGACGCTCTCACAGAACCCACTACAGATGGCGTCCATGCCAGCGCAGTCCTCCTCACCGAGCACGGAAAGCCTTCGCAGCGTCCGCTGGCCATCGCGACACCGGGGATCTCGCAATATTGGTCGACGCCCTCGAGTGGGAATAATCTCCTGGTACATTATTGTTGACACGTCACAGAAAGGAGATTGGCATGCAATTCGGAGTTTTCAGCATTGGTGACGTCACGCAAGACCCCACCACCGGCCGCACGCCCACCGAGGCTGAGCGCATCCGCGCGATGACAGAGATCGCGCTCAAGGCGGAGGAGGTAGGCCTCGACGTTTTCGCCACCGGTGAGCACCACAACCCACCTTTCGTCCCATCGGCGCCCACCACTCACCTGGCCTATATCGCGGCACAGACAAAGAACCTTCAACTCTCCACTGCCACCACGCTGATCACTA
Protein-coding regions in this window:
- a CDS encoding replication-associated recombination protein A, which translates into the protein MGQESLFGDDQSAPRLPGGPDMFATHSGSPLAARMRPQSLDEVVGQKHLLEPGTPLRRLVEGSGEASVILYGPPGTGKTTLASLIASSLGDNFIGLSALDSGVKQVREVITHARRELIEGRRTVLFIDEVHRFSKTQQDALLAAVENRTVLLVAATTENPSFSVVAPLLSRSLLLHLEPLDDASLRSLAERALKSERGLAGRITATEDALDQLVLLAGGDARRTLTYLEAAAEAVPDGGELTVDILKDNVNRAVVRYDRDGDQHYDVVSAFIKSIRGSDVDAALHYLARMIEAGEDPRFIARRLIVHASEDIGMADPTALPTAVAAAEAAALIGLPEARIPLAQATIHLATAPKSNSVINAINAAQADVQAGKSGHVPPHLRDGHYEGAKRLGNAVGYQYPHDDPRGVLAQQYLPETLADAEYYQPTDHGAEKRVLEYLGRLRDVIRGRRR
- a CDS encoding phosphotransferase; its protein translation is MNSSAADAVVAEASLMISRRYGGEPELSDIQQLTGSGNAVVLRARTTPSAFFPHRSVVIKYNPVTGHTIDDAALLREVVAYQFTTALSEEVRPGPVLLAHDVEKRILVLTDAGDGDTLADTLAHSSDEERGELLRSLGSALGKMHAGTAGREEDYEALLNRQLRRHPEYAEHQALRDDSLKSSIMIGADILSEAGLEPPEHFRELARSAMQSFSSGRNRAFTPFDLSPDNIIAGTTLTFLDYEWAGFRNVGFDVACVVAGFPQFLFSRPITDSEADVFIQAWQRRIVDVWPQFADEKTLHELLVACLIGWALSSVTTMYAGGIEGVVALAEGNAEIYRDPRRSLLRRSDQGPFTEDEALIRRDLYETFEALSRFAAQCKNDGCSAVAAFGRAVASRLRES
- the aspS gene encoding aspartate--tRNA ligase — translated: MLRTHLAGELRKEMAGETVTLTGWVARRRDHGGVIFIDLRDRSGVAQVVFRESEVAERAHDLRSEYCVKVTGVVEPRPEGSANANLASGEIEVNVSDLEVLNKSAALPFQIDDPSSSGEVGEETRLKYRYLDLRRERQHEALRLRSAANRAAREVLDSHDFTEIETPTLTRSTPEGARDFLVPARLKPGSWYALPQSPQLFKQLLMVAGMERYYQIARCYRDEDFRADRQPEFTQLDVEMSFVDQDDVIALAEEIVSALWKLIGYEIKTPIPRMTYADAMKYYGSDKPDLRFDIKIVECTEFFKDTTFRVFQNEYVGAVVMEGGASQPRRQFDAWQEWAKQRGAKGLAYITIAEDGTLGGPVAKNITDAEREGIAEHVGAKPGDAIFFAAGDVKSSRALLGAARGEIAKKLDLIKDGDWAFTWVVDAPLFEPAADATASGDVALGHSKWTAVHHAFTSPKPEYLDSFDENPGEALAYAYDIVCNGNEIGGGSIRIHDQDVQKRVFDVMGIGEEEAQEKFGFLLDAFQFGAPPHGGIAFGWDRIVSLLGGFDSIRDVIAFPKSGGGVDPLTDAPGTIPAEQRKETGVDFKPEKAAKAAQGEKAGKES
- a CDS encoding neutral zinc metallopeptidase, encoding MTFKSGANFDGKRASSGGGGRGGMIATGGGIGSLLLIGLYLLLGGDPGAITGSDPQTDQTQVGPEESGEDAFAHCQTAEDGNKYDDCRVMFAAQSVDKVWARELPEQAGIDYVEPGRVIFNNTTMSGCGQASGATGPFYCPADESAYFDTAFFDQLRNFGGENAPLAQMYIVAHEFGHHIQKLEGTLSLSNYNEPGEDSNAVKVELQADCYAGLWAHYADEGEDALLETITEQQVTDAVNTARAVGDDNIQRRSGGEVRPDMWTHGSSEDRAQAFLAGYNTGKMEQCDTLGRGVYKS
- a CDS encoding inorganic phosphate transporter produces the protein MSTATPTMPDLESMNGKNKDWIWHLFFGAITAVTLIFFIIWSNGEVAEGANRVVLVTAIIFAVFMAFNIGGNDVANSFGTSVGAGTLSMKQALAVAAVFEVSGAILAGGEVTDTVRSGIVDLEAIDGLDPMEFVYIMMASLLGAAIWLLVATRMGWPVSTTHSIVGGIVGAALTVGFITGKGGMDMVQWGGIGTIAFSWVLSPVLGGVAAFLLFKWIKTSILVYNDAADERLREIKVRRAALRKEHKTRFERMNELQQISYTNAMARDAALTAEDDYDPEALESDYYRDLHNLNKDLEDINAHRALENWVPLLAALGAIIISAMMLFKGLKNTGVDFSTLETFLVMGMIGAVVWMAVFIFARSLKKKSLSRSTFLLFSWMQVFTASAFAFSHGSNDIANAIGPFAAVFDVLQTNQISDEVTVPLPVMVAMGIALISGLWFIGRFVIQTVGSGLTQMHPSSGFAAELAAAAVVMAASLLGLPVSSTHILIGAVLGVGIVNRAANWKLMKPIALAWVITLPAAAAIAAVTVSILRVAF
- a CDS encoding CBS domain-containing protein, giving the protein MSDNSLARFFSAFNDIEQFLRQAIGAKNSDSFWWIVDRAHDKHLLGKRQAEQLKDFGNLRNAIAHGRYFDGAPIATPHPQVITQLENLQRLLTDPPTAQSLLSGRDVTILAPDTPIMEALRLINQTGYSQIPIYDSGAYQALLTTNVIARWIAADLGDDGVVNAASISAVLEFAEKKDRAEFLPRTASAQEVIDALTEPTTDGVHASAVLLTEHGKPSQRPLAIATPGISQYWSTPSSGNNLLVHYC